In Sideroxyarcus emersonii, one DNA window encodes the following:
- a CDS encoding PolC-type DNA polymerase III, translated as MRRLLQRWFAPAPRLSAQQKARLAGWRALPAAGDGDDLQHGRYVVVDVETTGLNLITDTLISIGAVAVVDGRIALGDSFSVVLQQQQSSAKENILVHGISSTAQRDGVDPVEALLAFLEYLGPSRLVAFHVAFDETMIRRAVRQYLGFSFRHEWLDLAYVMPALNRPLMESHRTLDDWIGRFGIRIEARHNALADALATAQLFQVAAAQARKKNINDFGGLYGLEKSHRWLRDVS; from the coding sequence TTGAGAAGGCTGCTGCAACGCTGGTTCGCCCCCGCGCCGCGCCTGAGTGCGCAACAGAAAGCCCGCCTGGCCGGCTGGCGCGCACTGCCCGCTGCGGGCGACGGCGACGATCTCCAGCATGGGCGCTATGTGGTGGTCGATGTCGAAACCACGGGCCTGAACCTGATCACCGATACGCTGATCTCCATCGGGGCGGTGGCGGTGGTGGACGGGCGCATCGCGCTGGGCGACAGTTTCTCGGTCGTGCTGCAGCAGCAGCAGAGCAGCGCCAAGGAGAACATCCTGGTGCACGGCATTTCCAGCACCGCGCAACGCGATGGCGTCGATCCCGTGGAGGCCTTGCTGGCCTTTCTCGAATATCTGGGGCCGTCGCGGCTGGTGGCTTTCCACGTCGCATTCGACGAGACCATGATCCGGCGTGCCGTGCGCCAGTATCTGGGGTTCTCGTTCAGGCACGAGTGGCTGGATCTGGCGTATGTGATGCCGGCCTTGAACCGCCCTCTGATGGAGAGCCACCGTACGCTGGACGACTGGATCGGGCGCTTCGGTATCCGCATCGAGGCCAGGCATAATGCGCTGGCGGACGCATTGGCGACCGCGCAGCTGTTCCAGGTCGCTGCCGCCCAGGCGCGCAAGAAAAACATCAATGATTTCGGG